Proteins co-encoded in one Conger conger chromosome 4, fConCon1.1, whole genome shotgun sequence genomic window:
- the atpsckmt gene encoding ATP synthase subunit C lysine N-methyltransferase: MSEHDRGNILEKRMQVTSGHDGSNKKRWGLIATGIVGGSLVALYAIATPFVTPALRKVCLPFVPATPAQIENVLKVLQQGTGTLVDIGSGDGRIVIAAAKKGFRAVGFELNPWLVWYSRYRAWREGVNHNTAFYISDLWKVSFSQYTNVVIFGVPQMMAQLEEKLQGELQSTARVAACRFPFPTWAPDHTAGEGIDAVWVYNAKSFKSLQAGSEQGRSTSTEHTGSGG, from the exons ATGTCAGAACATGATCGGGGGAATATTCTGGAGAAGCGGATGCAAGTAACCAGTGGACACGATGGCAGTAACAAAAAACGCTGGGGTCTGATTGCAACAGGAATTGTTGGGGGGTCACTGGTTGCACTTTATGCAATTGCGACACCTTTTGTCACACCTGCGTTGAGGAAGGTGTGTCTGCCTTTCGTGCCTGCTACTCCAGCTCAGATTGAGAATGTTTTGAAGGTTCTGCAACAGGGAACGGGAACATTGGTCGATATTGGAAGTGGTGATGGACGAATT GTGATCGCAGCAGCGAAGAAAGGCTTTCGGGCTGTGGGCTTTGAGTTGAACCCGTGGCTGGTCTGGTACTCCCGATACAGGGCGTGGAGGGAAGGAGTTAACCACAACACTGCATTCTATATATCTGACCTATGGAAG GTCAGTTTTTCCCAATACACCAATGTTGTGATATTTGGAGTCCCCCAGATG ATGGCCCAGCTGGAGGAGAAGCTTCAGGGAGAGCTCCAGAGCACAGCCAGAGTGGCAGCCTGCCGCTTCCCCTTTCCTACGTGGGCACCCGACCACACGGCTGGCGAGGGAATCGACGCGGTGTGGGTGTACAATGCAAAGTCCTTCAAATCACTACAGGCAGGAAGCGAGCAGGGCAGGAGTACGAGTACAGAGCACACGGGCAGCGGAGGATGA
- the si:dkey-118j18.2 gene encoding uncharacterized protein si:dkey-118j18.2 isoform X2, producing the protein MELYWYIIVIIFIIIKIFFYICWYRSRQRQLAAYLSNPRNAQIVIVGGRAYLHQMCERQNTSIWPSWYGIQDDSSVGEPSASLPPAPSYTHLDVPPPYEAVSGYDLKPPPYSEYAQGGAAEDTVAIPILEGCDSCSLSDAPPPYTPCPLATGEQQEEPAVLPPRPEEGPSGTGSCS; encoded by the exons ATGGAGCTGTACTGGTACAT aaTTGTGATAATATTCATCATCATAAAGATTTTCTTCTACATCTGTTGGTACCGCTCACGGCAGCGGCAGCTTGCTGCGTACCTCAGTAACCCACGCAATGCCCAGATTGTCATTGTCGGAGGCCGGGCTTACCTGCACCAGATGTGCGAGAGACAAAAC ACGTCAATCTGGCCCAGCTGGTACGGCATCCAGGATGACAGCTCTGTCGGCGAGCCCTCTGCATCCCTCCCGCCCGCGCCCTCGTACACTCATCTGGACGTGCCTCCTCCGTACGAAGCCGTCTCGGGAT AtgacctgaagcctcccccctacagtgaatatgcccagggcGGGGCCGCGGAGGACACCGTGGCCATCCCCATCTTAGAGGGCTGTGACTCCTGCAGTCTGAGCGACGCTCCCCCTCCCTACACTCCCTGCCCTCTGGCCACCggggagcagcaggaggagccTGCTGTTCTGCCCCCGAGGCCAGAGGAGGGCCCCTCTGGCACAGGGTCGTGTAGCTGA
- the si:dkey-118j18.2 gene encoding uncharacterized protein si:dkey-118j18.2 isoform X1, whose protein sequence is MELYWYIIVIIFIIIKIFFYICWYRSRQRQLAAYLSNPRNAQIVIVGGRAYLHQMCERQNTSIWPSWYGIQDDSSVGEPSASLPPAPSYTHLDVPPPYEAVSGSDDLKPPPYSEYAQGGAAEDTVAIPILEGCDSCSLSDAPPPYTPCPLATGEQQEEPAVLPPRPEEGPSGTGSCS, encoded by the exons ATGGAGCTGTACTGGTACAT aaTTGTGATAATATTCATCATCATAAAGATTTTCTTCTACATCTGTTGGTACCGCTCACGGCAGCGGCAGCTTGCTGCGTACCTCAGTAACCCACGCAATGCCCAGATTGTCATTGTCGGAGGCCGGGCTTACCTGCACCAGATGTGCGAGAGACAAAAC ACGTCAATCTGGCCCAGCTGGTACGGCATCCAGGATGACAGCTCTGTCGGCGAGCCCTCTGCATCCCTCCCGCCCGCGCCCTCGTACACTCATCTGGACGTGCCTCCTCCGTACGAAGCCGTCTCGGGAT CAGAtgacctgaagcctcccccctacagtgaatatgcccagggcGGGGCCGCGGAGGACACCGTGGCCATCCCCATCTTAGAGGGCTGTGACTCCTGCAGTCTGAGCGACGCTCCCCCTCCCTACACTCCCTGCCCTCTGGCCACCggggagcagcaggaggagccTGCTGTTCTGCCCCCGAGGCCAGAGGAGGGCCCCTCTGGCACAGGGTCGTGTAGCTGA